The Globicephala melas chromosome 20, mGloMel1.2, whole genome shotgun sequence genome contains a region encoding:
- the KCNJ12 gene encoding ATP-sensitive inward rectifier potassium channel 12, translating to MTASGRANPYSIVSSEEDGLHLVTMSGANGFGNGKVHTRRRCRNRFVKKNGQCNIEFANMDEKSQRYLADMFTTCVDIRWRYMLLIFSLAFLASWLLFGVIFWVIAVAHGDLEPAEGRGRTPCVLQVHGFMAAFLFSIETQTTIGYGLRCVTEECPVAVFMVVAQSIVGCIIDSFMIGAIMAKMARPKKRAQTLLFSHNAVVALRDGKLCLMWRVGNLRKSHIVEAHVRAQLIKPRVTEEGEYIPLDQIDIDVGFDKGLDRIFLVSPITILHEIDEASPLFGISRQDLETDDFEIVVILEGMVEATAMTTQARSSYLANEILWGHRFEPVLFEEKNQYKIDYSHFHKTYEVPSTPRCSAKDLVENKFLLPSANSFCYENELAFLSRDDEDEADREQDGHGPQARRDFDRPQAGTALDQRPYRRESEI from the coding sequence atGACCGCATCTGGCCGTGCCAACCCCTACAGCATCGTGTCGTCCGAGGAGGACGGGCTGCACCTGGTCACCATGTCGGGCGCCAATGGCTTCGGCAACGGCAAGGTGCACACTCGGCGCAGGTGCCGGAACCGCTTCGTCAAGAAGAACGGCCAGTGCAACATCGAGTTCGCCAACATGGACGAGAAGTCACAGCGCTACCTGGCCGACATGTTCACCACTTGCGTGGACATCCGCTGGCGCTACATGCTGCTCATCTTCTCGCTGGCCTTCCTCGCCTCCTGGCTGCTGTTCGGTGTCATCTTCTGGGTCATCGCCGTGGCCCACGGGGACCTGGAGCCGGCCGAGGGCCGCGGCCGCACGCCCTGCGTGCTGCAGGTGCACGGCTTCATGGCGGCCTTCCTCTTCTCCATTGAGACGCAGACCACCATTGGCTACGGGCTGCGCTGCGTGACCGAGGAGTGCCCGGTGGCCGTGTTCATGGTGGTGGCGCAGTCCATCGTGGGCTGCATCATCGACTCCTTCATGATCGGCGCCATCATGGCCAAGATGGCGCGGCCCAAGAAGCGCGCGCAGACGCTGCTGTTCAGCCACAACGCGGTGGTGGCGCTGCGCGACGGCAAGCTGTGCCTCATGTGGCGCGTGGGCAACCTGCGCAAGAGCCACATCGTGGAGGCCCACGTGCGGGCCCAGCTCATCAAGCCCCGGGTCACGGAGGAGGGCGAGTACATCCCGCTGGACCAGATCGACATCGACGTCGGCTTCGACAAGGGCCTGGACCGCATCTTCCTGGTGTCGCCCATCACCATCCTGCACGAGATCGACGAGGCCAGCCCGCTGTTTGGCATCAGCCGGCAGGACCTGGAGACGGACGACTTTGAGATCGTGGTCATCCTGGAGGGCATGGTGGAGGCTACGGCCATGACCACACAGGCCCGCAGCTCCTACCTGGCCAACGAGATCCTGTGGGGCCACCGCTTCGAGCCGGTCCTCTTCGAGGAGAAGAACCAGTACAAGATCGACTACTCGCACTTCCACAAGACGTACGAGGTGCCGTCCACGCCCCGCTGCAGCGCCAAGGACCTGGTGGAGAACAAGTTCCTGCTGCCCAGCGCCAACTCCTTCTGCTACGAGAACGAGCTGGCCTTCCTGAGCCGCGACGACGAGGACGAGGCAGACAGAGAGCAGGACGGCCACGGCCCCCAGGCCAGGCGCGACTTTGACAGACCCCAGGCCGGCACCGCCCTCGATCAGCGGCCCTACAGACGGGAGTCCGAGATCTGA